A section of the Pseudomonas tritici genome encodes:
- a CDS encoding ATP phosphoribosyltransferase regulatory subunit, whose protein sequence is MATVDRWLLPDGIEEVLPPEAARIEVARRQVLDLFQSWGYEFVVTPHIEYLESLLTGAGQDLDLRTFKVIDPQSGRQMGFRADITPQVARIDAHTLRREGPSRLCYAGSVLHAQPRALSSSRSPIQLGAELYGDASPSSDVEVISLMLAMLQLADVPDVHMDLGHVGIYRGLARAAGLSGEVEQQLFDALQRKAIDEVIALTAGVPADLADMLRALVNLCGGREVLVAARDRLANAPAPVLAALDDVLAIAEQLSARFPQLPLYFDLGELRGYHYHTGVVFAVFVPGVGQAIAQGGRYDDIGADFGRARPATGFSTDLKTLVTLGRAEVELPSGGIWMPDSTDAALWQQVCQLRSEGQRVVQALPGQPLAAAREADCDRQLILQNGLWQVSPLAS, encoded by the coding sequence ATGGCAACGGTAGACCGCTGGCTGCTGCCAGATGGCATCGAAGAAGTACTGCCACCGGAGGCTGCGCGCATTGAAGTAGCGCGCCGCCAGGTGTTGGATCTGTTCCAGAGCTGGGGTTACGAGTTTGTCGTGACCCCCCATATCGAGTACCTGGAATCCCTGCTGACCGGCGCGGGCCAGGACCTGGATCTGCGCACCTTCAAAGTCATCGACCCGCAATCGGGCCGGCAAATGGGCTTTCGTGCCGACATCACGCCGCAAGTGGCGCGCATCGATGCGCACACCCTGCGCCGCGAAGGCCCGAGCCGCCTGTGCTACGCCGGCAGCGTGCTGCATGCGCAACCGCGTGCACTGTCGTCTTCGCGCAGCCCGATCCAATTGGGTGCCGAGTTGTACGGTGATGCCAGCCCGAGCAGCGACGTTGAGGTGATCAGCTTGATGCTGGCCATGCTGCAACTGGCTGACGTACCGGATGTCCACATGGACCTGGGCCACGTGGGTATCTACCGTGGCCTGGCCCGTGCGGCCGGTTTGTCCGGTGAAGTGGAACAACAGTTGTTCGATGCCCTGCAACGCAAGGCCATCGATGAAGTGATTGCCCTGACCGCTGGCGTGCCTGCCGATCTGGCCGACATGCTGCGTGCGCTGGTGAACCTGTGTGGTGGCCGTGAAGTGCTGGTAGCTGCGCGTGACCGCCTGGCCAATGCGCCGGCGCCGGTACTGGCTGCACTGGATGACGTGCTGGCCATTGCCGAGCAACTGTCGGCGCGCTTCCCGCAGTTGCCGCTGTATTTTGACCTGGGTGAGTTGCGCGGCTACCACTACCACACCGGTGTGGTGTTCGCGGTATTTGTACCGGGTGTTGGCCAAGCCATCGCCCAAGGCGGTCGTTATGACGATATCGGCGCCGATTTCGGTCGTGCGCGTCCGGCCACCGGTTTTTCCACCGATTTGAAAACCCTGGTGACCCTGGGGCGTGCTGAGGTCGAGCTGCCGTCTGGTGGCATCTGGATGCCCGACAGTACGGACGCAGCACTCTGGCAGCAGGTTTGCCAGTTGCGCAGTGAGGGTCAGCGTGTTGTCCAGGCCTTGCCTGGTCAGCCATTGGCCGCCGCCCGTGAAGCGGACTGCGACCGGCAATTGATTCTGCAGAACGGGCTTTGGCAAGTATCGCCACTGGCTTCTTGA
- the miaA gene encoding tRNA (adenosine(37)-N6)-dimethylallyltransferase MiaA, giving the protein MSALPPAIFLMGPTAAGKTDLAIELTKVLPCELISVDSALVYRDMDIGTAKPSKALLAEYPHRLIDIIDPSESYSAADFRADALAAMAEITARGNIPLLVGGTMLYYKALQEGLADMPPADALVRAELEEEAVRLGWQALHDQLAAVDPVSAARIHPNDPQRLTRALEVWRVSGQTMTEHRLKQSAQSADAGASGQPQLPYTVANLAIAPANRQVLHDRIAQRFTIMLEQGFVDEVVALRSRGDLHPGLPSIRAVGYRQVWDHLDGKLTSAEMQERGIIATRQLAKRQFTWLRSWSDLHWLDSLDSDNLSRALKYLGTVSILS; this is encoded by the coding sequence ATGAGCGCCTTGCCCCCCGCGATCTTCCTGATGGGCCCAACGGCCGCCGGCAAGACCGACCTGGCCATCGAGCTGACCAAGGTGCTGCCGTGCGAGCTGATCAGTGTCGATTCTGCCCTGGTTTACCGGGACATGGACATTGGCACCGCGAAGCCATCCAAAGCGCTGTTGGCTGAGTACCCGCATCGTTTGATCGACATTATTGATCCCTCCGAAAGCTACTCGGCGGCGGATTTCCGTGCCGACGCCCTGGCGGCCATGGCCGAAATCACCGCGCGCGGCAATATTCCGCTGCTGGTGGGCGGCACAATGCTCTATTACAAGGCTTTGCAGGAAGGTCTGGCGGACATGCCGCCGGCGGACGCCCTGGTGCGCGCCGAACTTGAGGAAGAGGCTGTACGCCTTGGCTGGCAAGCCCTGCACGACCAGTTGGCGGCTGTGGACCCGGTATCTGCTGCACGCATCCACCCCAATGACCCACAGCGCCTCACGCGGGCTCTGGAAGTCTGGCGTGTCAGCGGCCAGACCATGACTGAACATCGGCTGAAACAAAGTGCGCAAAGTGCTGACGCAGGCGCATCTGGACAGCCACAATTACCCTATACTGTGGCGAATCTGGCCATCGCTCCGGCAAATCGCCAGGTGCTGCATGATCGAATTGCACAAAGATTCACAATTATGTTGGAACAGGGGTTTGTCGACGAGGTCGTAGCACTGCGTTCCAGAGGTGACCTGCATCCAGGGTTGCCTTCGATACGTGCTGTAGGCTATCGCCAAGTCTGGGATCATCTGGATGGCAAGCTGACGTCAGCCGAAATGCAGGAGCGCGGCATCATTGCCACGCGCCAATTGGCGAAACGCCAGTTCACCTGGTTGCGCAGCTGGAGCGACTTGCACTGGCTGGACAGCCTGGACAGCGACAATCTGTCACGCGCCTTGAAATACTTGGGAACGGTCTCCATATTGAGCTGA
- the hflK gene encoding FtsH protease activity modulator HflK, with protein MAWNEPGGNSNNQDPWGGKRRNNGDRKGPPDLDEAFRKLQESLNGLFGGGKKRGGDDGGRTSKGGGYGLLGLGLVVLAAVWLYSAVYVVDEQEQAVVLRFGKYYETVGPGLNIYFPPIDKKYMENVTRERAYTKQGQMLTEDENIVEVPLTVQYKISNLQDFVLNVDQPEISLQHATESALRHVVGSTAMDQVLTEGRELMASEIKERLQRFLDTYRTGITVTQVNVQSAAAPREVQEAFDDVIRAREDEQRSRNQAETYANGVVPEARGQAQRILEDANGYRDEVVSRAKGEADRFTKLVAEYRKAPEVTRERLYLDTMQEVFSNTSKVLVTGSKGGQNNLLYLPLDKMIEGGRSSTSTPSTGSNAAANEASARAAADLLQQQTRTRESR; from the coding sequence ATGGCTTGGAATGAGCCGGGTGGCAACTCGAATAATCAGGATCCTTGGGGTGGTAAACGCCGCAATAATGGCGACCGCAAGGGGCCACCAGATCTCGACGAGGCCTTCCGAAAGCTGCAGGAAAGCCTGAATGGGTTGTTCGGTGGTGGGAAAAAACGTGGTGGTGACGACGGCGGTCGCACAAGCAAGGGCGGTGGCTATGGCCTGCTGGGCCTGGGTCTTGTCGTGCTGGCGGCCGTATGGCTGTACAGCGCCGTTTACGTGGTGGACGAGCAGGAGCAAGCCGTGGTGCTGCGCTTCGGCAAGTACTACGAAACCGTCGGCCCGGGCCTGAACATCTACTTCCCGCCGATCGATAAAAAGTACATGGAGAACGTCACGCGTGAGCGTGCCTACACCAAGCAGGGCCAGATGCTGACCGAAGACGAGAACATCGTCGAAGTGCCGCTGACCGTGCAGTACAAGATCAGCAACCTGCAGGACTTCGTGCTGAACGTCGACCAGCCGGAAATCAGCCTGCAACACGCCACTGAAAGTGCCCTGCGCCACGTCGTCGGTTCTACCGCGATGGACCAGGTGCTGACCGAAGGTCGTGAATTGATGGCCAGCGAAATCAAGGAGCGCCTGCAACGGTTCCTCGATACCTATCGCACCGGCATCACTGTCACCCAGGTGAACGTACAGAGCGCAGCTGCACCGCGTGAAGTGCAGGAAGCCTTCGATGACGTGATCCGCGCTCGTGAAGATGAGCAGCGTTCGCGCAACCAGGCTGAAACCTACGCCAACGGCGTCGTGCCGGAAGCCCGTGGTCAGGCCCAGCGTATCCTTGAGGATGCCAATGGTTACCGCGACGAAGTGGTCTCCCGTGCCAAGGGTGAGGCGGATCGCTTTACCAAGTTGGTCGCCGAGTACCGCAAGGCGCCGGAAGTTACCCGTGAGCGTCTGTACCTGGACACCATGCAGGAAGTCTTCAGCAACACCAGCAAGGTTCTCGTGACCGGCAGCAAAGGTGGGCAGAACAACCTGCTGTACCTGCCGCTGGACAAGATGATCGAAGGTGGTCGTAGCAGCACCAGCACACCGTCCACCGGTTCCAATGCTGCTGCCAATGAAGCGAGCGCCCGTGCGGCCGCTGACTTGCTGCAACAGCAAACACGTACCAGGGAGAGTCGTTGA
- the hfq gene encoding RNA chaperone Hfq, producing MSKGHSLQDPYLNTLRKEKVGVSIYLVNGIKLQGTIESFDQFVILLKNTVSQMVYKHAISTVVPVRPIRLPSAAGEDAVDAEPGNA from the coding sequence ATGTCAAAAGGGCATTCGCTACAAGACCCTTACTTGAATACTTTACGTAAAGAAAAAGTGGGGGTTTCTATCTATCTGGTCAACGGTATCAAGCTGCAAGGCACGATCGAGTCGTTCGACCAGTTCGTGATCCTGCTGAAAAACACCGTCAGCCAGATGGTCTACAAGCACGCTATCTCGACAGTCGTCCCTGTTCGTCCAATCCGTCTGCCTAGCGCAGCAGGTGAAGATGCAGTTGACGCTGAGCCAGGTAACGCCTGA
- the mutL gene encoding DNA mismatch repair endonuclease MutL, which yields MSESTLNSGSRIELLSPRLANQIAAGEVVERPASVIKELLENSIDSGAKRIDVDVEQGGVKLLRVRDDGSGISSDDLPLALARHATSKIRDLEDLERVMSLGFRGEALASISSVARLTLTSRTRDADQAWQVETEGRDMAPRVQPAAHPVGTSVEVRDLFFNTPARRKFLKAEKTEFDHLQEVIKRLALARFDVAFHLRHNGKTILSLHEAHDDAARARRVSAICGAGFLEQALPIEIERNGLRLWGWVGLPTFSRSQADLQYFFVNGRAVRDKLVAHAVRQAYRDVLFNGRHPTFVLFFEVDPSVVDVNVHPTKHEVRFRDGRMVHDFLYGTLHRTLGDVRPDDQLSAPIVTAMVRPSGPEAGEFGPQGEMSLAANLLQSPQPQPSYTTPGSGSGAGYQYQYTPRPQSAVPVAEAQAAYREFFAPLPGAEPGAAVALPEGGGDIPPLGYALAQLKGIYILAENAHGLVLVDMHAAHERIMYERLKIAMASEGLSGQPLLVPESLAVSQREADCAEEHHAVFQKLGFELQRLGPETLAIRQIPALLKQAEANRLVADVLADLMEYGTSDRIQAHINELLGTMACHGAIRANRRLALPEMNGLLRDMENTERSGQCNHGRPTWTQMGLDDLDKLFLRGR from the coding sequence ATGAGTGAGTCCACCCTGAACAGCGGCTCGCGCATTGAGCTACTGAGCCCACGCCTTGCTAACCAGATCGCTGCCGGCGAGGTTGTTGAGCGTCCGGCGTCGGTGATCAAGGAGCTGCTGGAAAACAGCATCGACTCCGGTGCCAAGCGCATTGATGTCGATGTAGAGCAGGGCGGCGTCAAGCTGTTGCGCGTGCGTGACGATGGCAGCGGCATCTCCTCTGATGACCTGCCGCTGGCCCTGGCCCGTCACGCCACCAGTAAGATTCGCGACCTGGAAGACCTTGAGCGCGTGATGAGCCTGGGTTTTCGCGGCGAGGCCCTGGCCTCTATCAGCTCCGTAGCGCGCCTGACCCTGACTTCGCGCACCCGTGACGCCGACCAAGCCTGGCAAGTGGAAACCGAAGGCCGCGACATGGCGCCTCGGGTTCAGCCAGCAGCCCATCCGGTCGGTACATCGGTAGAGGTGCGCGACCTGTTCTTCAATACCCCAGCGCGGCGCAAATTCCTCAAGGCCGAAAAAACCGAATTCGATCACCTGCAAGAAGTCATCAAGCGCCTGGCCCTGGCCCGTTTTGATGTGGCTTTCCACCTGCGCCACAACGGCAAGACCATCCTCAGCCTGCATGAAGCTCATGATGACGCCGCGCGCGCGCGCCGGGTGTCGGCGATTTGTGGCGCGGGCTTCCTGGAGCAGGCGCTGCCGATTGAAATCGAGCGTAATGGCCTGCGGCTGTGGGGCTGGGTCGGTTTGCCGACCTTCTCCCGCAGCCAGGCGGACTTGCAGTACTTCTTTGTGAACGGCCGCGCCGTGCGCGACAAACTGGTGGCCCACGCGGTGCGCCAGGCTTACCGCGACGTGCTGTTCAATGGGCGGCACCCGACGTTTGTGCTGTTCTTCGAGGTCGACCCATCGGTGGTGGACGTCAACGTGCACCCGACCAAACACGAAGTGCGCTTCCGTGATGGGCGTATGGTGCATGACTTCCTCTACGGCACCTTGCACCGCACCTTGGGTGACGTGCGCCCGGATGATCAACTGTCGGCACCGATTGTGACGGCGATGGTCCGCCCAAGCGGCCCGGAAGCGGGTGAGTTCGGCCCTCAGGGCGAAATGAGCCTGGCGGCAAACCTGCTGCAATCGCCACAGCCGCAGCCGTCGTACACCACGCCGGGTTCTGGCTCGGGTGCGGGTTACCAGTACCAATACACGCCACGCCCGCAGTCGGCAGTGCCGGTGGCCGAAGCCCAGGCGGCATATCGCGAGTTTTTCGCGCCGCTGCCCGGTGCCGAGCCTGGCGCTGCTGTGGCCTTGCCGGAGGGCGGCGGGGATATTCCGCCGTTGGGTTATGCGTTGGCGCAGCTCAAGGGCATCTACATTCTTGCGGAAAACGCCCACGGCCTCGTGCTGGTGGACATGCACGCCGCCCATGAGCGGATCATGTACGAGCGCCTCAAGATTGCCATGGCCAGCGAAGGCCTCAGCGGCCAGCCGCTGCTGGTGCCGGAATCCCTGGCGGTCAGCCAGCGTGAGGCTGATTGTGCCGAAGAGCACCATGCTGTATTCCAGAAGCTGGGCTTTGAATTGCAACGCCTGGGGCCGGAAACCCTGGCCATCCGCCAGATTCCCGCGTTGCTCAAGCAGGCTGAGGCCAACCGTTTGGTCGCCGACGTACTGGCGGACCTGATGGAATACGGCACCAGCGACCGCATCCAGGCGCATATCAACGAACTGCTCGGCACCATGGCCTGCCACGGTGCCATCCGCGCCAACCGCCGCCTGGCCCTTCCGGAAATGAACGGCCTGCTGCGCGACATGGAAAACACCGAGCGCAGCGGCCAATGCAACCATGGCCGACCGACCTGGACCCAAATGGGCCTGGACGATCTGGACAAACTATTCTTGCGCGGCCGTTGA
- a CDS encoding adenylosuccinate synthase: MGKNVVVLGTQWGDEGKGKIVDLLTEHAAAVVRYQGGHNAGHTLVIDGEKTVLHLIPSGVLREGVQCLIGNGVVVAPDALLREITKLEEKGVPVRERLRISPSCPLILSFHVALDQAREKARGELKIGTTGRGIGPAYEDKVARRGLRVGDLLNMPRFEDKLRELVDYHNFMLVGYYKEPAIEFEKTLAECKEYAELLKPLMLDVTAELHDLRRAGKDIMFEGAQGSLLDIDHGTYPYVTSSNTTAGGVATGSGVGPMFLDYILGITKAYTTRVGSGPFPTELFDEVGAHLAKQGHEFGATTGRARRCGWFDAVILRRAIDVNSISGICLTKLDVLDGLETINICIGYKDAEGKDVAPTDADSYVGLQPVYEEVPGWTESTVGAKTLEELPANARAYIKRVEELIGAPIDIISTGPDRNETIVLRHPFA, encoded by the coding sequence ATGGGTAAGAATGTCGTAGTCCTGGGCACCCAATGGGGTGATGAGGGCAAAGGCAAGATCGTTGATCTGCTGACCGAACATGCTGCCGCCGTAGTGCGCTACCAAGGTGGCCACAACGCTGGCCACACCCTGGTCATCGATGGCGAAAAAACCGTCTTGCACCTGATCCCCTCGGGTGTACTGCGCGAAGGCGTGCAGTGCCTGATCGGCAACGGCGTGGTGGTTGCACCTGACGCACTGTTGCGCGAGATCACCAAGCTGGAAGAGAAAGGCGTACCGGTGCGCGAGCGCCTGCGTATCAGCCCGTCCTGCCCGCTGATCCTGTCCTTCCACGTGGCGCTGGACCAGGCCCGCGAAAAGGCCCGTGGCGAGCTGAAGATCGGTACTACCGGTCGCGGTATCGGCCCAGCGTATGAAGACAAGGTTGCTCGTCGTGGCCTGCGTGTTGGCGACCTGCTGAACATGCCGCGCTTCGAAGACAAGCTGCGTGAACTGGTGGATTACCACAACTTCATGCTGGTGGGTTACTACAAAGAGCCGGCCATCGAGTTTGAAAAGACCCTGGCCGAGTGTAAGGAATACGCTGAGCTGCTCAAGCCGCTGATGCTGGACGTGACGGCTGAGTTGCACGACCTGCGTCGCGCTGGCAAGGACATCATGTTCGAAGGCGCCCAAGGCTCCCTGCTTGACATCGACCATGGCACCTACCCGTACGTGACGAGCTCCAACACCACCGCGGGCGGCGTTGCGACCGGCTCGGGCGTTGGTCCTATGTTCCTGGACTACATCCTGGGCATCACCAAGGCTTACACCACCCGTGTAGGTTCGGGTCCATTCCCGACTGAGCTGTTCGACGAAGTCGGTGCGCACTTGGCCAAACAAGGTCACGAGTTCGGCGCAACCACCGGCCGTGCTCGTCGTTGTGGCTGGTTCGACGCCGTTATCCTGCGTCGCGCTATCGATGTGAACAGCATCTCGGGCATCTGCCTGACCAAGCTGGACGTACTCGACGGCTTGGAAACCATCAATATCTGCATCGGCTATAAAGATGCAGAGGGCAAGGACGTTGCCCCGACTGACGCTGACAGCTACGTGGGCCTGCAGCCTGTGTACGAAGAAGTGCCGGGCTGGACCGAATCGACCGTGGGTGCCAAAACCCTGGAAGAGCTGCCAGCTAACGCCCGTGCCTACATCAAGCGTGTTGAAGAGCTGATCGGCGCACCGATCGACATTATTTCGACAGGTCCGGACCGCAACGAAACCATCGTTCTGCGTCACCCGTTCGCTTAA
- the hflX gene encoding ribosome rescue GTPase HflX — protein sequence MFFERHGGGERVILVHLDGQDPEAREDPQEFQELANSAGAETVAFFNVPRHRPTAKYLIGSGKVEELRDLVHAEEADLVIFNHVLTPSQERNLERVFECRVIDRTGLILDIFAQRARTHEGKLQVELAQLDHMSTRLVRGWTHLERQGGGIGMRGPGETQLETDRRLLRVRLRQIKGRLEKVRSQREQSRRGRSRADIPTVSLVGYTNAGKSTLFNNVTKSDVYAADQLFATLDPTLRRLDLDDLGPIVLADTVGFIRHLPHKLVEAFRSTLEESSNSDLLLHVIDAAEPDRMLQIEQVMLVLGEIGAQDLPILEVYNKLDLLEGVEPQIQRDEDGKPQRVWLSARDGSGLELLEQAIAELLGGDLFVGTLRLPQRFARLRAQFFELGAVQKEEHDEEGVSLLAVRLPRSELNRLVSREGVVPAEFLEQHTLQ from the coding sequence TTGTTCTTTGAGCGCCACGGTGGTGGTGAGCGGGTAATCCTCGTTCACTTGGATGGACAGGACCCTGAGGCGCGCGAAGATCCGCAGGAGTTTCAGGAGTTGGCAAATTCGGCCGGCGCCGAGACCGTTGCGTTTTTTAACGTGCCGCGTCATCGGCCAACCGCCAAATACCTGATCGGCAGCGGCAAGGTCGAGGAGCTTCGCGACCTGGTCCACGCTGAAGAAGCCGATCTGGTGATCTTCAATCACGTCCTCACGCCCAGTCAGGAACGTAACCTCGAACGTGTTTTCGAGTGTCGCGTGATCGACCGTACCGGTCTGATTCTGGATATTTTCGCCCAGCGCGCCCGTACCCATGAAGGCAAGCTCCAGGTTGAACTGGCCCAGCTTGACCACATGAGCACCCGGCTGGTTCGCGGCTGGACTCACCTTGAGCGTCAGGGTGGCGGTATCGGCATGCGTGGCCCGGGTGAGACCCAACTCGAAACCGACCGACGTCTGCTGCGGGTTCGCCTGCGTCAGATCAAGGGTCGCCTCGAGAAGGTGCGCAGCCAGCGCGAGCAATCGCGACGTGGCCGTTCCCGTGCGGATATCCCCACCGTGTCGCTGGTGGGCTATACCAACGCAGGCAAATCCACACTCTTCAACAACGTGACGAAATCGGACGTATACGCGGCCGACCAACTGTTCGCGACCCTCGACCCCACCTTGCGCCGTCTGGATCTGGACGACCTGGGGCCGATTGTCCTGGCCGATACCGTGGGTTTCATTCGTCACCTGCCGCACAAGCTGGTTGAAGCATTTCGGTCTACGCTCGAAGAGTCGAGCAATTCCGACCTGCTGTTGCACGTGATCGATGCGGCTGAACCGGATCGCATGTTGCAGATTGAACAGGTGATGCTGGTGCTGGGCGAGATTGGTGCCCAGGACTTGCCGATCCTTGAGGTCTATAACAAACTCGATTTGCTTGAAGGCGTTGAGCCACAAATCCAGCGCGACGAGGACGGCAAGCCCCAGCGGGTCTGGCTGTCGGCGCGTGATGGCAGTGGTCTTGAGTTGCTTGAACAAGCCATTGCCGAATTGCTCGGCGGCGATTTGTTCGTTGGCACCTTGCGCTTGCCGCAGCGTTTTGCTCGACTGCGTGCACAGTTTTTCGAATTGGGCGCGGTACAGAAAGAAGAACACGACGAAGAGGGTGTCAGCTTGCTGGCCGTTCGATTGCCGCGCTCGGAGCTGAATCGGCTGGTCAGCCGTGAAGGTGTTGTACCGGCAGAGTTCCTCGAACAACACACTTTGCAATAA
- the hflC gene encoding protease modulator HflC → MSNKSLTALIVGVVVVIAAWNCFYIVAQTERAVLLQFGRVVQADVQPGLHVKVPYVNQVRKFDARLMTLDAPTQRFLTLEKKAVMVDAYAKWRVKDAERFYTATSGLKQIADERLSRRLESGLRDQFGKRTLHEVVSGERDALMADITRSLNTMAEKELGIEVVDVRVKAIDLPKEVNRSVFERMSTEREREAREHRAKGNELAEGIRADADRQRRVLLAEAYRESEEARGDGDAQAAAIYAKAYGQDQEFYAFYRSLRAYRESFANKTDVMVLDPSSDFFRYLEKSK, encoded by the coding sequence ATGAGCAATAAATCGCTGACCGCCCTGATTGTGGGCGTCGTCGTGGTCATCGCTGCCTGGAACTGCTTCTACATCGTGGCTCAGACCGAGCGTGCGGTGCTGCTGCAATTCGGTCGCGTGGTCCAGGCGGATGTCCAGCCGGGCTTGCATGTGAAAGTCCCCTACGTCAACCAGGTGCGTAAGTTCGACGCCCGCCTGATGACGCTGGATGCACCGACACAGCGCTTCCTGACCCTTGAAAAGAAAGCCGTGATGGTTGACGCCTACGCCAAGTGGCGCGTCAAGGATGCCGAACGCTTCTACACCGCGACCTCCGGCCTCAAGCAGATTGCGGACGAGCGTTTGTCGCGCCGTCTGGAGTCGGGCCTGCGTGACCAGTTTGGTAAGCGCACGCTGCACGAGGTGGTATCCGGTGAGCGTGACGCGCTGATGGCTGACATCACGCGTTCGTTGAACACGATGGCGGAAAAAGAGCTCGGCATCGAAGTGGTTGATGTTCGGGTCAAGGCCATTGATCTGCCAAAAGAAGTGAACCGCAGCGTGTTCGAGCGTATGAGTACCGAGCGTGAGCGTGAAGCGCGTGAGCACCGCGCCAAGGGTAACGAGCTGGCGGAAGGTATCCGTGCGGATGCTGATCGTCAGCGCCGCGTACTGTTGGCTGAAGCTTACCGTGAGTCTGAAGAGGCCCGCGGTGATGGCGATGCTCAAGCGGCGGCGATCTACGCCAAGGCTTACGGCCAGGATCAGGAGTTCTACGCGTTCTACCGTAGCCTGCGTGCCTACCGTGAAAGCTTCGCGAACAAAACCGACGTCATGGTGCTGGACCCAAGCAGCGACTTCTTCCGCTACCTGGAAAAGTCCAAGTAA